In Pseudobacteroides sp., one DNA window encodes the following:
- the metK gene encoding methionine adenosyltransferase — MNNKKYLTAESVTEGHPDKLCDLIADSILDACLRKDKLSRVACEVLATKGKIVVAGEITCRTKIDIPLVIRVVLKDVGYDPKRFSIVEHIHNQSTDIAMGVDTALEVRGGEFKPYGEIGAGDQGIVYGYATDETREYLPLPVVLAHNITRRLTKVRKDGLVQGLMPDGKAQVTIEYENEIPKRVKTIIVSTQHSPEKSQEELRKDIIQWVLWDAFDSFPFDEETEILVNPSGRFVFGGPEADTGLTGRKLMVDTYGGLASHGGGAFSGKDGTKVDRSGAYMARYIAKNVLDAYLAKKCEVSISYAIGKADPVAVDVCTFGTGTVSDSVIRDAVLEVFNLRPAAIIEKLHLRDARFADTAVYGHFSNFLNHWEWTNKKYDLKEAVKKLEHTEN, encoded by the coding sequence ATGAATAATAAAAAGTATTTGACCGCTGAAAGTGTGACTGAGGGACATCCCGATAAACTGTGCGACCTTATTGCAGACAGCATTTTGGATGCGTGTTTGAGAAAAGACAAGCTATCCCGTGTGGCTTGTGAGGTGTTGGCTACCAAAGGCAAAATTGTTGTTGCGGGCGAAATCACCTGTAGAACAAAAATTGATATTCCCCTTGTTATCAGAGTGGTTTTGAAGGATGTCGGATATGACCCCAAGAGGTTTAGTATTGTAGAGCATATTCATAATCAAAGTACTGATATTGCAATGGGTGTGGACACTGCACTTGAAGTAAGGGGTGGTGAATTCAAACCTTACGGGGAAATTGGAGCTGGGGACCAGGGTATTGTATATGGATATGCAACTGATGAAACAAGAGAGTACCTTCCTCTCCCTGTTGTTCTGGCACACAATATCACAAGGCGATTGACCAAGGTGCGTAAAGATGGCTTGGTTCAAGGCTTGATGCCTGATGGAAAAGCACAGGTTACCATTGAATATGAAAATGAAATACCCAAGAGGGTCAAAACCATTATTGTTTCCACTCAGCATTCTCCGGAGAAATCACAGGAGGAGCTAAGGAAGGACATAATTCAGTGGGTGCTGTGGGATGCATTTGACTCATTTCCCTTTGATGAGGAAACGGAGATTCTTGTAAATCCCTCCGGCAGATTTGTTTTTGGTGGTCCCGAAGCTGACACTGGATTAACAGGAAGAAAATTGATGGTTGATACTTACGGAGGACTTGCCTCCCATGGTGGAGGAGCCTTCAGTGGAAAAGACGGAACAAAGGTTGACCGCTCCGGTGCCTATATGGCTCGGTATATTGCTAAAAATGTATTGGATGCTTATCTTGCCAAAAAGTGTGAGGTAAGCATTTCTTATGCAATCGGCAAAGCTGACCCAGTGGCTGTTGATGTTTGTACCTTTGGGACAGGTACTGTTTCGGATTCTGTAATCCGTGATGCGGTACTTGAGGTTTTCAACTTACGGCCTGCTGCAATCATTGAGAAGCTGCATTTAAGAGATGCGAGATTTGCAGACACCGCTGTTTATGGACATTTCAGTAACTTTTTAAATCACTGGGAGTGGACAAATAAAAAATATGATCTGAAAGAGGCGGTGAAAAAGCTTGAACATACAGAGAATTAA